One Ictalurus furcatus strain D&B chromosome 24, Billie_1.0, whole genome shotgun sequence DNA segment encodes these proteins:
- the LOC128600712 gene encoding keratin, type I cytoskeletal 50 kDa-like isoform X1 — protein sequence MASTLTTHGSFPSRSLSIGVRSGSRVCSLLAGSVHGGAGGSGIHISQASQPLSIRTSRAITGGGFGSALGLGSGLGSGLVSGIGSGIGAGFGGGFGSGAWFGGDAAYKDSARFGGAAGEADVGNIGNEKFTMRILNERLASYLKMVRLLEKANAELELKISQFVDSRTLPTEQDYSDSLSTINDLQANILDAIQLKGAVHINIDNATLDVYNFRIKYENELALHQSVEADISGLKSLLDDIYLSMKDLTLQIDTMNDEKVYLKKNHEEEMATTRSQMSGQIHVEVEAAPQHDLSSVLEDIRDHYETIAAKNRRELEGWFKGKLETLKQEVATSTETTATSNTALSTEKTKVQGLEHELQTVLAVKTSLGAKLSETQALYTAQLSGYQLQVTSLEEQLLQLHADLERQGVDYQMLLDIKSRLELEIAEYRRLLDVGASQR from the exons ATGGCCAGCACCCTCACAACACATGGTAGCTTTCCATCAAGATCCTTGTCCATCGGTGTCAGAAGTGGAAGCCGGGTCTGCAGCTTACTGGCCGGAAGTGTCCATGGTGGTGCAGGAGGCTCCGGGATTCACATCTCCCAAGCCTCTCAGCCCTTGTCCATTAGAACATCTAGAGCAATCACTGGTGGAGGTTTTGGCTCTGCTTTAGGTCTTGGTTCCGGTCTTGGTTCCGGTCTTGTTTCGGGTATTGGTTCAGGTATTGGTGCAGGTTTTGGTGGTGGGTTTGGAAGTGGTGCTTGGTTTGGAGGTGatgcagcatacaaagacagtGCTAGGTTTGGAGGTGCTGCTGGGGAAGCAGATGTTGGAAACATCGGCAATGAGAAGTTCACCATGAGGATCCTCAATGAACGGTTGGCCTCCTACCTGAAGATGGTGCGCTTGTTGGAAAAGGCCAATGCAGAGCTTGAGTTGAAGATCAGTCAATTTGTGGACAGCAGGACTTTACCTACTGAACAGGACTACTCTGACTCCTTGTCTACCATCAATGACCTCCAGGCTAat ATTCTTGATGCCATTCAGTTAAAAGGTGCAGTCCATATCAACATTGACAATGCCACCTTGGATGTATATAACTTTAGGATTAA GTATGAGAATGAGTTGGCTCTGCATCAGTCTGTTGAGGCCGATATCTCTGGGCTGAAGAGCCTGCTGGATGATATCTACCTGAGCATGAAAGATCTCACATTGCAGATTGACACAATGAATGACGAGAAGGTCTACCTCAAGAAGAACCACGAGGAG GAAATGGCGACCACACGCAGCCAGATGAGTGGACAGATTCATGTGGAGGTGGAGGCCGCACCACAGCATGATCTCTCCAGCGTCCTGGAAGACATCCGTGATCACTACGAGACCATCGCTGCCAAGAACAGGAGAGAGCTCGAGGGCTGGTTCAAGGGCAAG TTGGAGACCCTGAAACAAGAGGTTGCTACCAGCACAGAGACCACAGCAACATCCAATACAGCACTGAGTACAGAGAAAACCAAAGTGCAGGGCCTGGAACACGAGCTACAGACTGTTCTGGCCGTG AAAACATCCTTGGGGGCAAAACTGTCAGAAACACAGGCTTTATACACTGCGCAGTTGTCAGGATACCAACTGCAG GTGACAAGTTTGGAGGAACAGCTGCTGCAGCTTCATGCTGATCTGGAGCGTCAAGGTGTTGATTATCAGATGCTGCTGGACATCAAGTCCAGACTGGAACTGGAGATCGCAGAGTACCGGAGACTGCTGGATGTAGGGGCCAGCCAAAGGTAA
- the LOC128600712 gene encoding keratin, type I cytoskeletal 50 kDa-like isoform X2 has translation MASTLTTHGSFPSRSLSIGVRSGSRVCSLLAGSVHGGAGGSGIHISQASQPLSIRTSRAITGGGFGSALGLGSGLGSGLVSGIGSGIGAGFGGGFGSGAWFGGDAAYKDSARFGGAAGEADVGNIGNEKFTMRILNERLASYLKMVRLLEKANAELELKISQFVDSRTLPTEQDYSDSLSTINDLQANILDAIQLKGAVHINIDNATLDVYNFRIKYENELALHQSVEADISGLKSLLDDIYLSMKDLTLQIDTMNDEKVYLKKNHEEEMATTRSQMSGQIHVEVEAAPQHDLSSVLEDIRDHYETIAAKNRRELEGWFKGKLETLKQEVATSTETTATSNTALSTEKTKVQGLEHELQTVLAVVTSLEEQLLQLHADLERQGVDYQMLLDIKSRLELEIAEYRRLLDVGASQR, from the exons ATGGCCAGCACCCTCACAACACATGGTAGCTTTCCATCAAGATCCTTGTCCATCGGTGTCAGAAGTGGAAGCCGGGTCTGCAGCTTACTGGCCGGAAGTGTCCATGGTGGTGCAGGAGGCTCCGGGATTCACATCTCCCAAGCCTCTCAGCCCTTGTCCATTAGAACATCTAGAGCAATCACTGGTGGAGGTTTTGGCTCTGCTTTAGGTCTTGGTTCCGGTCTTGGTTCCGGTCTTGTTTCGGGTATTGGTTCAGGTATTGGTGCAGGTTTTGGTGGTGGGTTTGGAAGTGGTGCTTGGTTTGGAGGTGatgcagcatacaaagacagtGCTAGGTTTGGAGGTGCTGCTGGGGAAGCAGATGTTGGAAACATCGGCAATGAGAAGTTCACCATGAGGATCCTCAATGAACGGTTGGCCTCCTACCTGAAGATGGTGCGCTTGTTGGAAAAGGCCAATGCAGAGCTTGAGTTGAAGATCAGTCAATTTGTGGACAGCAGGACTTTACCTACTGAACAGGACTACTCTGACTCCTTGTCTACCATCAATGACCTCCAGGCTAat ATTCTTGATGCCATTCAGTTAAAAGGTGCAGTCCATATCAACATTGACAATGCCACCTTGGATGTATATAACTTTAGGATTAA GTATGAGAATGAGTTGGCTCTGCATCAGTCTGTTGAGGCCGATATCTCTGGGCTGAAGAGCCTGCTGGATGATATCTACCTGAGCATGAAAGATCTCACATTGCAGATTGACACAATGAATGACGAGAAGGTCTACCTCAAGAAGAACCACGAGGAG GAAATGGCGACCACACGCAGCCAGATGAGTGGACAGATTCATGTGGAGGTGGAGGCCGCACCACAGCATGATCTCTCCAGCGTCCTGGAAGACATCCGTGATCACTACGAGACCATCGCTGCCAAGAACAGGAGAGAGCTCGAGGGCTGGTTCAAGGGCAAG TTGGAGACCCTGAAACAAGAGGTTGCTACCAGCACAGAGACCACAGCAACATCCAATACAGCACTGAGTACAGAGAAAACCAAAGTGCAGGGCCTGGAACACGAGCTACAGACTGTTCTGGCCGTG GTGACAAGTTTGGAGGAACAGCTGCTGCAGCTTCATGCTGATCTGGAGCGTCAAGGTGTTGATTATCAGATGCTGCTGGACATCAAGTCCAGACTGGAACTGGAGATCGCAGAGTACCGGAGACTGCTGGATGTAGGGGCCAGCCAAAGGTAA
- the LOC128600216 gene encoding keratin, type I cytoskeletal 13, which produces MGRKTFKTHGSFTSGSMSVGGGGGGGMGRSLWAGSAHGGAGGSGVRISQASRPLLVGASRGTVGGGFGSGVGLGSGHSIGLGSGFSVGLGSGLGVGLGSGFGVGLGSGLGVGLGSGLGSSAAAGFSGSFGSGVGFGSGAAFKVGGGIEGADVGIMGNEKFTMRILNDRLASYLKKVRLLEKANAELELKISQFVDSRTSPTEQDYSDSLSTINELQANILDAIKLKGTVQLNVDNATLAADDFRIKYENELAMRQSVEADISGLKRLLEDINLSMKELTLQIDTMNDEKVYLKKNHEEEMVTTRSQMSGQINVEVEAAPQQDLTSVLEDIRDHYESVAAKNRRELEGWFKGKLETLKNEVATSTQTIATNTTMTTEKTKVQGLELELQSVLAVKASLGVKLQETQAFYTAHLSGYQLQVTSLEEQLLQLRADLERQSRDYQMLLDIKTRLELEIAEYRRLLDLTGTSASLFVANSKSSETKSATTPKAEGDQQDQKDEKTQSPD; this is translated from the exons ATGGGACGCAAAACCTTCAAAACACATGGTAGCTTTACATCAGGATCCATGtctgttggtggtggtggtggaggaggaatGGGCAGAAGCTTATGGGCTGGAAGTGCCCATGGTGGAGCAGGAGGTTCTGGGGTTCGCATCTCCCAAGCCTCTCGTCCTTTGTTGGTTGGTGCATCTAGAGGAACTGTTGGTGGAGGCTTTGGCTCTGGTGTAGGTCTTGGTTCAGGTCATAGTATAGGTCTTGGTTCAGGTTTTAGTGTAGGTCTTGGTTCAGGTCTTGGTGTAGGTCTTGGTTCAGGTTTTGGTGTAGGTCTTGGTTCAGGTCTTGGTGTAGGTCTTGGCTCAGGTCTTGGTTCAAGTGCTGCTGCAGGTTTTAGTGGTAGCTTTGGAAGTGGTGTTGGGTTTGGAAGTGGTGCTGCATTCAAAGTTGGAGGTGGCATTGAGGGAGCAGATGTTGGTATCATGGGCAATGAGAAATTCACCATGAGGATCCTCAATGACCGTTTGGCCTCCTACCTGAAGAAGGTGCGCTTGTTGGAAAAGGCCAATGCAGAGCTTGAGCTGAAGATCAGTCAATTTGTGGACAGCAGGACATCACCTACTGAACAGGACTACTCTGACTCCTTGTCTACCATCAATGAGCTCCAGGCTAAT ATTCTTGATGCCATTAAGTTGAAAGGTACAGTCCAGCTCAATGTTGACAATGCCACCTTGGCTGCAGATGACTTTAGGATTAA GTATGAGAATGAGTTGGCCATGCGTCAGTCAGTTGAGGCCGATATCTCTGGGCTGAAGAGGCTGCTGGAGGATATCAACCTGAGCATGAAAGAGCTCACTCTGCAGATTGACACAATGAATGACGAGAAGGTCTACCTCAAGAAGAACCATGAAGAG GAAATGGTGACAACACGCAGCCAGATGAGTGGACAGATTAATGTGGAGGTGGAGGCCGCACCACAGCAGGATCTCACCAGCGTCCTGGAAGACATCCGTGATCACTATGAGAGCGTCGCTGCCAAGAACCGGAGAGAGCTTGAGGGCTGGTTCAAGGGCAAG TTGGAGACTCTGAAAAACGAGGTTGCTACCAGCACACAGACCATAGCAACCAATACAACAATGACTACAGAGAAAACCAAAGTGCAGGGCCTGGAACTCGAGCTCCAGTCTGTTTTGGCTGTG AAAGCATCCTTGGGAGTAAAACTGCAAGAGACACAGGCTTTCTACACTGCGCACTTGTCAGGATACCAACTGCAG GTGACAAGCCTGGAGGAACAGCTGCTGCAGCTTCGTGCTGATCTGGAGCGTCAAAGTCGTGATTATCAGATGCTGCTGGACATCAAGACCAGACTGGAGCTGGAGATCGCTGAGTACCGGAGACTGCTGGACTTGACTGGGACCAGCGCAAG TCTCTTTGTCGCTAACAGCAAGAGCTCTGAAACCAAATCTGCCACCACTCCTAAGGCAGAAGGTGATCAGCAGGATCAGAAGGATGAGAAGACACAGTCACCtgactaa
- the LOC128600217 gene encoding keratin, type I cytoskeletal 13, translating into MQRSSFASGSLCLSGGRERIRGSSIQAGGVHGGAGGSGVRIFHSSQPLLVGAYRGGLGGGFSSGLGLGSGLGVGFGSGIGASSAAVGGGIGGAWFGGNAAFKGGSGFGGAGGGAGILILNNEKFTMRVLNERLASYLKKVHLLETANAELELKIGHFVDSRTPTERDYSDSLSTINELHDNILDAIQFRGAVHHILSNVTLAADDFRIKYENELGMRQTFEADIAGLKRLLDDIYLSIKELTVQIDTLNEEKVYLKKIYQEEMVATRSQMSGQINVEVDAAPQQDLTSVLEDIRYYYETVALKNRKELEGWFKGKLETLKKDPAISTETIGTSQTEMNTEKITVQGLDLQLQSMLAVKASLEEKLSETQNFYAAQLSGYQLQVTSLEEQLLQLRADLEHQGRDYQMLLDIKTRLELEIAEYRRLLDVGASGSALVMSGQLHQRTPFPKTLHGLGTQTWRAHTTLPRIHYR; encoded by the exons ATGCAACGCAGTAGCTTTGCATCAGGATCCTTGTGTCTCAGTGGTGGCAGAGAAAGAATCCGGGGCAGCAGCATACAGGCTGGAGGTGTCCATGGTGGAGCAGGAGGCTCTGGGGTTCGAATCTTCCACTCCTCTCAGCCCTTGTTGGTTGGTGCATATAGAGGAGGCCTTGGTGGAGGTTTCAGCTCTGGTTTAGGTCTTGGTTCAGGTCTTGGTGTAGGTTTTGGTTCAGGTATTGGTGCAAGTTCTGCTGCAGTTGGTGGTGGGATTGGTGGTGCTTGGTTTGGAGGTAATGCTGCGTTCAAAGGTGGTTCTGGATTCGGAGGAGCTGGTGGGGGGGCGGGTATTTTAATCCTCAACAATGAGAAGTTCACCATGAGGGTCCTCAATGAACGGTTGGCCTCCTACCTGAAAAAGGTGCACTTGTTGGAAACGGCCAATGCAGAGCTTGAGCTGAAGATTGGTCACTTTGTGGACAGCAGGACACCTACTGAACGGGACTACTCTGACTCCTTGTCTACCATCAATGAGCTCCATGATAat ATTCTTGATGCCATCCAGTTCAGAGGTGCAGTCCATCACATCCTTAGCAATGTCACCTTGGCTGCAGATGATTTCAGGATTAA GTATGAGAATGAGTTGGGCATGCGTCAGACTTTTGAGGCCGATATCGCTGGGCTGAAGAGGCTGCTGGATGATATCTACCTGAGCATCAAAGAGCTCACAGTGCAGATTGACACACTGAATGAGGAGAAGGTCTACCTCAAGAAGATCTATCAGGAG GAAATGGTGGCAACACGCAGCCAGATGAGCGGACAGATTAATGTGGAGGTGGACGCCGCACCACAGCAGGATCTCACCAGCGTCCTGGAAGACATCCGTTATTACTACGAGACTGTTGCTCTCAAGAACCGGAAAGAGCTCGAGGGCTGGTTCAAGGGCAAG TTGGAGACCCTGAAAAAAGACCCTGCTATCAGCACAGAGACCATAGGGACCTCCCAAACAGAAATGAATACGGAGAAAATCACCGTGCAAGGTCTGGATCTCCAGCTCCAGTCGATGCTGGCCGTG AAAGCATCCTTGGAGGAAAAACTTTCAGAGACACAGAATTTCTATGCAGCGCAGCTGTCAGGATACCAACTGCAG GTGACAAGTCTGGAGGAACAGCTGCTGCAGCTTCGTGCTGATCTTGAGCACCAAGGTCGTGATTATCAGATGCTACTCGACATCAAGACCAGACTGGAGCTGGAGATCGCTGAGTACCGGAGACTGCTGGATGTAGGGGCCAGCGGAAG TGCCTTAGTTATGTCAGGCCAACTCCATCAACGAACTCCGTTTCCTAAAACGCTCCATGGCCTAGGGACACAGACATGGCGGGCCCAtactacacttcccagaatcCACTACCGCTGA